One region of Danio aesculapii chromosome 7, fDanAes4.1, whole genome shotgun sequence genomic DNA includes:
- the jph3a gene encoding LOW QUALITY PROTEIN: junctophilin-3 (The sequence of the model RefSeq protein was modified relative to this genomic sequence to represent the inferred CDS: inserted 1 base in 1 codon) — protein MSTGGRFDFDDGGSYCGGWEQGKAHGRGVCTGPQGQGEYAGAWSHGFEVLGVYTWPSGNSYKGTWAQGKRHGIGVESKGRWEYKGEWTQGFKGRYGKLESTSSGSRYEGTWSNGLQDGYGSETYSDGGTYQGQWLSGMRHGYGVRQSVPYGMAAIIFSPMCTSINSLRSDHSEGAPTPEDGSGVSGVSGSPVGRSGFVLCAHSEADRHRKRKGRFRQSILSGLKLRRSESKSSLASQLSKQSSFCSEAGMSTVSSAASDINSNVSLGEAEAGGSVDATVTETYAGEWRNDMRTGWGVSHRSDGLHYEGEWFGNKRHGYGCTTFPDGTKEEGKYKQNVLVSGKRKNLIPLRTSKIREKVDRALEAAEKAADIAKQKAEIALSRMSHARGKAEAAEGVAQRALEECRLARAIAKELXPSFHHYGNGLECQRPKHHDRKEKDHEVVSTGTDSPELCTPDTTPPAQTPDLSPVLSSPSSPPCSPPTHRNRNACFMRQSAVDEQGGAEIQVLVEGRGMDSMRAGANSWTAEMYPHRRGSKGESSRSTTPSLLEEEIGHINGHENSSTHHPWENGSSNHKPIEHMAPEKVWDQMSSNQKPWKHVSLSQKSREHAISREREHKPSNHNSVDCESSKCKPQVHIYSNHKSAGHNNLSNHKTIEHASTNHKPKEFISAHEKPHVSYHYNPQEHVSSYHKQHEHVHSNHKPRKSFTNHTIGEPSLNAYQLSDRGANNSTLEWTVENNSQWISSHSHPQEKEGENDYRVEMRFQPLDSISQQNFGSGMKCSGLQGHNLQRLRQRNQEGKEWGLAAREGSMDSVQMLDTLNVGVDVEEWPLHRDITLSPPLTSSLEPLEQEGEQLNLIKTNSGSSSVLVVMVILLNIGVAILFIHFFI, from the exons ATGTCCACTGGAGGCAGGTTTGACTTTGATGATGGGGGGTCGTACTGTGGCGGGTGGGAACAGGGAAAGGCTCATGGCCGAGGGGTCTGCACGGGGCCCCAGGGCCAGGGCGAATATGCAGGGGCCTGGAGCCATGGGTTTGAAGTTCTCGGAGTTTACACGTGGCCCAGTGGGAACAGTTATAAAGGAACCTGGGCGCAGGGCAAGAGGCACGGCATTGGTGTGGAGAGCAAAGGGAGGTGGGAGTACAAGGGGGAATGGACGCAGGGGTTCAAAGGCAGGTACGGGAAGTTGGAGAGCACTAGCAGCGGCTCCCGTTATGAAGGCACCTGGAGCAACGGCTTACAGGATGGATATGGCTCGGAAACCTATTCGGATGGAG GCACATACCAGGGCCAGTGGTTGAGTGGTATGCGCCATGGCTATGGAGTGCGACAGAGTGTGCCTTATGGCATGGCAGCCATCATCTTCTCCCCTATGTGCACCTCTATAAACTCCCTACGGTCTGATCACAGCGAAGGGGCCCCCACCCCAGAAGATGGCTCTGGTGTCAGTGGGGTATCTGGCAGTCCAGTTGGCCGCAGTGGCTTTGTATTATGTGCTCACAGTGAAGCAGACAGGCACAGGAAGAGGAAAGGCCGCTTCCGACAGTCCATACTGAGCGGTTTAAAACTGCGGAGGTCTGAGTCCAAGAGCTCCCTGGCCAGCCAGTTAAGCAAGCAGAGCTCCTTCTGCAGTGAGGCAGGTATGAGCACCGTCAGCTCAGCCGCATCAGACATCAACTCTAACGTCAGCTTAGGTGAGGCGGAGGCAGGGGGCAGCGTGGATGCCACTGTCACCGAAACATATGCTGGCGAATGGAGAAATGACATGCGAACGGGTTGGGGTGTAAGTCATCGTTCAGATGGACTTCACTATGAAGGCGAATGGTTTGGGAATAAGCGGCATGGCTATGGCTGCACCACCTTTCCAGATGGAACCAAGGAGGAGGGAAAATACAAGCAGAATGTCCTGGTGAGTGGCAAACGGAAAAACCTGATACCGCTCCGTACCAGCAAAATCCGGGAAAAGGTGGATCGTGCTTTGGAAGCTGCTGAGAAAGCTGCAGATATCGCCAAGCAGAAAGCTGAAATCGCATTGTCCAG GATGAGCCATGCTAGAGGAAAGGCGGAGGCTGCAGAGGGAGTCGCACAAAGAGCCCTGGAAGAGTGTCGTCTGGCCAGGGCTATAGCCAAAGAAC TCCCCTCTTTCCATCACTATGGGAATG gACTGGAATGCCAGAGACCAAAGCACCATGACAGGAAAGAGAAAGACCATGAGGTGGTCTCCACTGGCACAGACAGCCCTGAGCTCTGCACACCAGACACAACACCCCCAGCCCAAACGCCAGACCTGAGCCCAGTTTTGAGCAGTCCCTCCTCGCCCCCCTGCAGTCCACCTACTCATCGCAACAGGAATGCTTGTTTCATGCGTCAGAGTGCAGTGGATGAACAAGGAGGGGCTGAGATTCAGGTTCTAGTGGAAGGCAGAGGCATGGACAGCATGAGAGCTGGGGCTAACAGCTGGACGGCTGAGATGTATCCTCACAGAAGAGGAAGCAAAGGGGAGAGCAGTCGTTCCACAACTCCATCCCTGCTGGAAGAGGAGATTGGTCACATTAATGGACATGAGAACTCCTCAACTCATCACCCGTGGGAGAACGGCTCCTCTAATCACAAACCCATCGAGCATATGGCCCCTGAGAAGGTCTGGGATCAAATGTCCTCCAATCAAAAGCCCTGGAAGCATGTTTCCTTAAGTCAGAAATCCAGGGAACATGCAATTTCTAGGGAGCGAGAGCATAAACCATCCAATCACAACTCTGTTGATTGTGAATCTTCCAAGTGCAAACCACAGGTGCACATATATTCCAATCACAAGTCTGCAGGTCATAATAATTTATCCAATCACAAGACCATTGAGCATGCTTCCACCAATCACAAACCAAAGGAGTTTATTTCTGCACATGAAAAACCACACGTTTCTTATCATTATAACCCCCAAGAGCATGTTTCTTCCTATCACAAACAACACGAGCATGTCCACTCAAACCACAAGCCACGAAAGTCCTTCACCAATCATACGATTGGTGAGCCTAGCTTGAATGCATACCAGCTCTCAGACCGTGGGGCCAACAACTCCACTCTGGAATGGACTGTTGAAAACAATTCCCAGTGGATCTCTTCTCATTCACATCCGCAGGAGAAAGAAGGGGAAAATGATTATCGGGTTGAAATGAGGTTCCAGCCCCTAGACTCCATTTCCCAACAGAACTTTGGCTCTGGCATGAAATGCTCGGGTCTCCAAGGGCACAATTTGCAGAGACTACGTCAGCGAAACCAAGAAGGCAAAGAGTGGGGTCTTGCGGCCAGGGAGGGATCCATGGACTCTGTGCAGATGCTTGACACTTTGAATGTTGGGGTTGATGTGGAGGAATGGCCTTTGCACAGGGACATTACTCTTTCACCCCCTTTAACGTCTTCTTTAGAACCACTGGAACAAGAAGGAGAGCAACTGAACCTGATAAAGACAAACTCA GGCTCCAGCTCTGTCCTGGTGGTCATGGTGATATTACTCAACATTGGTGTAgccattttgtttattcatttctttatttaa
- the LOC130232314 gene encoding zinc finger protein 319 translates to MYSARMTEAWQQQHAVAAPPVGHPLLQGAENALGSAAYGIVLQADPALQQSQHGQHAQQHTLPAQQPQLQVGSEGGHKCGACGHDISHLANPHEHQCMVNQDRSFQCTQCMKIFNQATDLLEHQCVQVEQKPFVCGVCKMGFSLLTSLAQHHNEHSTGNNPMKCSICEKTYRPDSSTSNPQQPSTAETSNDGAAMGSSSTTAFQGSDRPYKCSVCNKAFRHLSELSRHERVHTGEKPYKCDTCDKSFSQASHLAHHQRTHSADRPYKCAVCEKTFKHRQHLVRHMYAHSGEHLFKCNLCELHFKESSELLHHQCQPAGERPFRCTACGKSFKRPSDLRQHERTHSEERPFQCEECQMSFKQQYALVRHRRTHKNPADRPFKCNQCDKGFLQPSHLLYHQHVHGIESLFKCAACQKGFRQSGELLRHKCTESNSGSNAVEKPYKCDVCGKGYKKSSTLQRHQNSHCTEKPLKCSLCGRRFQSSSDFVQHRCDPAREKPMKCADCERRFKYSSELQRHRRVHTGEKPFKCPTCDKGFKQREHLAKHGIIHSREAQFKCVWCGECFGELGALQEHTVQHTAEGGGYPASSCIE, encoded by the coding sequence ATGTACAGTGCAAGAATGACAGAAGCATGGCAACAGCAACATGCAGTGGCCGCTCCTCCCGTCGGGCACCCGCTTCTACAAGGGGCTGAGAATGCATTGGGCAGTGCTGCATATGGTATTGTCCTTCAGGCGGACCCTGCTTTGCAACAGTCACAGCATGGCCAACATGCACAGCAGCACACGCTGCCAGCTCAGCAGCCTCAGCTGCAGGTAGGCAGTGAAGGTGGCCACAAATGTGGAGCATGTGGTCATGACATTTCACATTTGGCCAATCCTCATGAACACCAGTGCATGGTTAACCAAGACCGTTCTTTCCAATGCACTCAGTGCATGAAGATCTTCAACCAAGCAACAGATCTTCTGGAGCATCAGTGTGTTCAAGTTGAGCAAAAGCcatttgtgtgtggtgtgtgcaAAATGGGATTCTCCCTTCTCACGTCTTTGGCACAGCATCATAATGAACACAGCACTGGAAACAACCCAATGAAATGCTCTATTTGTGAAAAAACTTATCGCCCAGATTCATCCACCTCAAACCCTCAGCAGCCCTCTACTGCGGAGACATCCAATGATGGGGCAGCCATGGGTTCCTCTTCCACCACAGCTTTTCAGGGCTCTGACCGTCCATATAAGTGCTCCGTGTGCAATAAGGCGTTTCGCCACCTTTCAGAACTCTCCCGTCATGAAAGAGTGCACACGGGGGAGAAACCCTACAAGTGTGACACCTGTGACAAGAGCTTCAGTCAAGCTTCTCATCTGGCACACCACCAGCGCACACACAGTGCCGATCGGCCATATAAATGCGCTGTTTGTGAGAAGACCTTCAAGCACAGGCAGCACCTGGTGCGGCACATGTACGCTCACTCTGGCGAGCACCTTTTCAAGTGCAACCTGTGCGAGCTGCATTTCAAGGAGTCATCCGAGTTGCTGCACCACCAGTGCCAGCCTGCTGGAGAGCGTCCCTTTCGATGCACAGCATGTGGGAAAAGCTTCAAACGACCCTCGGATCTCCGACAGCATGAGCGCACCCATTCAGAAGAGCGGCCTTTCCAGTGTGAGGAGTGCCAGATGAGCTTCAAGCAGCAGTATGCGCTTGTTCGCCACCGTCGTACACACAAAAACCCAGCCGACCGCCCTTTCAAGTGCAATCAGTGTGACAAGGGTTTCCTGCAACCTTCCCACCTGCTGTACCACCAGCACGTCCATGGCATCGAGAGTCTGTTCAAATGCGCAGCTTGCCAAAAGGGCTTCAGACAATCTGGGGAGCTGCTAAGGCACAAGTGCACAGAATCAAACTCTGGGTCGAACGCAGTGGAGAAGCCGTACAAATGTGACGTGTGCGGGAAGGGCTACAAAAAGTCATCTACGCTACAGCGCCACCAGAACTCCCATTGCACAGAAAAGCCACTCAAGTGCTCGCTGTGCGGCCGCCGCTTCCAATCCTCGTCGGATTTCGTGCAGCATCGGTGCGACCCTGCTCGAGAGAAGCCCATGAAGTGCGCAGACTGCGAGAGACGCTTTAAATATTCTTCCGAGTTGCAAAGACATCGAAGAGTCCATACAGGAGAGAAACCCTTCAAGTGTCCCACCTGCGACAAGGGATTCAAACAGCGCGAACACTTGGCTAAACATGGCATCATCCACTCCCGCGAAGCTCAGTTCAAGTGCGTGTGGTGTGGAGAGTGCTTTGGAGAGCTCGGAGCCCTTCAGGAGCATACAGTTCAACACACTGCAGAAGGAGGAGGGTATCCAGCTTCCTCGTGCATAGAGTGA